Proteins encoded by one window of Salvia splendens isolate huo1 chromosome 5, SspV2, whole genome shotgun sequence:
- the LOC121802574 gene encoding protein LAZY 1-like: MKLLGWMHRKFKQNSSETPKEFSFGFSGQPSLDDLQSYQKGGYGGKPFTKAHRDMYRRNSFTSLEAAREEEEELEEEERETALTELFHGFLHIGTLGTEPVITDVPPTPTFSISVDHIAEKETKVTENELKLINDELEKVLAAEGDSCNLSSGRNSHVSAGRISHCSVITLSGKPPLDNAESGSEATICPLQSYLFGSAIGMQETTTPPVQKEQRTSLGELFQKTKQAEEKRTEKETEKSAVHVMKKMLKRKIINGSSNPTTAETKLHKILQMFNRKVHPENSTCCSQNHNPNKNEAKRLSGGHVMEYSNGGLRPSAEDIIIYPHQARENMLSYKNNQSQNAAKASGDELWVKTDADYLVLEL; encoded by the exons ATGAAG CTCTTAGGATGGATGCATCGCAAGTTCAAGCAGAACAGCAGCGAAACGCCAAAAGAATTCTCATTcg GTTTTAGCGGGCAGCCCTCGTTGGACGACCTGCAGTCCTACCAGAAGGGAGGGTATGGCGGCAAGCCCTTCACGAAGGCGCACAGGGACATGTACCGGAGGAACTCCTTTACGAGCCTAGAGGCTGCgagggaggaagaggaggaactTGAAGAGGAGGAAAGGGAAACTGCTCTGACAGAGCTCTTTCATGGCTTCCTTCACATTGGCACTCTAGGGACTGAGCCGGTGATCACGGACGTCCCACCAACCCCAACATTCTCCATCTCTGTGGACCACATAGCTGAGAAGGAGACCAAAGTGACAGAGAATGAGCTGAAGCTGATCAACGATGAACTTGAAAAGGTTCTTGCAGCAGAGGGAGACAGCTGCAATCTCTCATCAGGGAGGAACAGCCATGTTAGTGCTGGAAGGATCAGCCACTGCAGTGTTATTACACTAAGCGGGAAGCCGCCTCTCGACAATGCTGAGAGTGGGAGTGAGGCAACCATCTGTCCTCTACAGAGCTACCTTTTTGGATCAGCAATTGGGATGCAAGAGACGACTACACCACCGGTGCAGAAGGAGCAACGGACCTCTCTCGGGGAGCTGTTTCAGAAAACGAAACAGGCGGAAGAGAAGAGGACCGAGAAGGAAACAGAGAAGTCAGCAGTTCATGTCATGAAAAAGATGCTCAAGAGGAAAATCATTAATGGCTCTTCAAATCCAACCACAGCTGAAACCAAACTGCATAAG ATTCTGCAGATGTTCAATAGAAAGGTTCATCCCGAGAACTCGACTTGCTGTTCGCAGAATCATAACCCCAACAAGAATGAGGCGAAGAGACTCAGTGGTGGCCATGTGATGGAATACAGCAATGGAGGGCTACGGCCATCGGCCGAGGACATCATAATATATCCACATCAAGCAAGGGAAAACATGTTGAGCTACAAGAATAACCAATCCCAGAATGCAGCAAAAGCAAGTGGTGATGAGCTCTGGGTGAAGACTGATGCAGACT ATTTGGTGTTGGAGCTCTGA